The Oceaniferula flava nucleotide sequence AAGACGGACTCTGCGGAGTCCGTCTTTTTTATGTCGGTGTTCAGCCTATCCGGGCCGATCATACTTGCCTAGAGGAAGGCTCTTTTTGGGGGGGGGCGAACATGTGGGTATTACGGAGACAGTCAAAGCGGACTGTTAACGAATACGCTTCAGTTTAAACATATGGGATCTCTGATCCATGAATCCGTTCGTCCCGTGCGAGACACCGGCTGGTTTCGAAGGTGCAGTTTCAACAAGGCGTCAAACTGACCGTTTTCATTAAGCTTTCTCGTTGAGCAAACTGCAGATTTTACGATCTATAAAGACTCACTGGAGTGCGATGATTACCATGCCGCGGGAATGCTCATCGTGGTCCAGATGGAGGTAGAAGAGACTTCGTGTCATAAGGCTATCAGAATGCCTTCAGCAAACTGGCTGTAGCCTCATGTCTACTCCGTCTCTGCCGTGTAGCTGGTGCTACGGGCATTGTTGCTGATGTCGGCATCGCCTGAGGTGATGGTGACTGATGAGCTAACCGAGACTGCTGCACCACTGGCAGGGATGGAAATGGGGACCTCAAAGGTCTGGGTTTCACCGGGGGCCAGGCTGCTGACGTTCAAGTGTTCGGTTCCACTGGGGCTGGTGATGGTGACGGGGCTGTTGATGAGGGTTTCTGTGCCTTGATTTTGAACTGTAACAAGCACGGTGGGCAATGAGCTGGACGAGGTGGCCGGCACCAGTGTCTGGCCACTGATCGCGGCATCGTAAATTCCGGACGTGCTATTTTGGATCACCCGACCAACGTCCAAGATGCCTGTGCCGTAGTCGGCGTCAGTGCCGGGCAGCCCGGCGTCGTTCGTGACGCTGAGCACGAGGTCGGCAGCTTCTTGAGCGCTAAGATCCGGGTAATTGGACATCGTTGCAGCGATGGCTCCGCTCACAAATGGAGCACTGGCCGAGGTTCCAGAGAAGGATGTCAGCATGTCCTCACCCCAAGCGGCATTCACTTGGTAGCCGGGGGCCGTGATGGAGAGGTCGGTTCCGCTGTTGGAGAAATCGAGATGATCGCCTTGGCTTTCAACTGCACCGACTGAGATGACATCTTCATAGGCGGCTGGGTAGGCGAGCGAATCGAATCCCTCGTTACCGGAGGAGGCGACAATGACGGAGCCTTTTTCCTGAGCATAAAGCACCGCCTCGGCCAGAAGTTGGCTGTCGGCATAAGTGCCCATGGAGATGTTAATGATTTGGGCTCCATTATCGGCAGCTGCCATGATGCCTTCGGCCAGGGTGAAGGTGTTAGCACTGCCGCTGGCGTCCGTCACGCGGATCGAAAGAATTTCAGAGGCTGGAGCTACCCCCATGGTCAGGGGGTGATCGCCGGAGATGATGGAGGCAACTGCTGTGCCGTGGCTCAGCTGAGTGGTGCCATCAGCAAGCTCGGTGAGGTCGAGAGTGGTGATGTTTCCATCGAGCGCAATGTGTGCGTTCACACCGGAGTCGATGACCGCCACGGTAACACCTTCTCCCCAAGCTGAGTTATCGACGTAGATGCCGAGCCATGAAAGGGCGTTCTGGCCAAAGCCTACGGCTCCAGCTTGGGCCGCTACTTGAGGGAGTGTGGGGATAGTGACGAGGTAATTATATGCGATGTCTGCACCATCGATGCCAACGAGCGAGGATCCGCGACCAAGACCAATGCGGACGGCTAGTAATCGGTCCGATTTTCCTAGCATGGTCAACCCTCGCGCCTTGAGGCTGGCGAGAAATTTCCGGTAGGCCTCTTCGTCTTTGAAAACCAGAACCCGTTCATTTTTCAGAGCGAAGGGTGGCAGGGCATCTTGGTTCGGAGCAGTGGCCGTCTTATTCTGGCTTCGGCCCATGGGTTTGTTGGCCGGAAGCTCATTGCTGGTGGGTGGGCGACTGCTGACAATTTCTTTTGTAGGCTGATTGTCGGTGACTTCGGGAGAGCGGGTCAGGAGGTAAGTAGCAACCCCCGCAAGAATGAAAATGCCGAGTAGTAGAACGGATGTGCGAGTCTTGGATTTCATGAGAATAAGTGCCGTAGCGATGTCTGTATCAACCCCGGAAAATGAAGATGGGTGCGAGCAATTTGATCGTGGCTGCCGAGACTTCAGCGTATTAGCCAAGCGGAGTCGCGGGTATGGCTTTGTTTAAGAGCTTCAGTGACAGCATGAATTCCCAGAAAAGAGCTTTAAAATGGCAGGCTCAAGCTGCTGGCGCTGTGTTCCTGTCGGAGTCCTATTTTGCGTGTTCCCGCGCGGATTCTTTGCTCGCCAATCGAGTGTTATTTTGTTAAGGAAATCTGAACAATTCCTCAAGGATACCCCACACTCCCTCACCGAATACCGATACTTAGAAACATGATTTCCTACGAACGCGATCCGCAGCAGACCATTCCTGAATCTTCCGTTAAAATCATTGGCCTCGGTGGGGCTGGTGGCAACATGTTGGACCGCGCTGCACTCGATGGCATGACTGGGGCGGAAATGCTCTGCGTCAACACAGACATGCGGACACTTGCCAGTTCTGTGGCAGGTGATAAAATTCAAATCGGCCGGAACCTGACCAAGGGGCTGGGCGCTGGGGGAGACCCTGAACTTGGCTTGAAAGCGGCTCAGGAGTCCGAGCAGGAAATCCGCGACGCCCTGCGCGATCGGAAAATGGTTTTCTTATGTGTCGGTCTCGGCGGCGGCACGGGCTCAGGTGCAGCCCCTCTAATCTGCCGTATTGCCCGTGAAGAGGGCGCTTTTGTGGTGGTTTTTGCCACCATGCCATTTTCCTTCGAAGGGGCGCGCCGCCGTGACCAGGCTGAAACAGCCCTGAACGAACTCGCCGTTCTTTCTAACGCTCTGGTGACCTTTGACAATGGCCGGATGGGTGAGTTGGTGCTGGCGAAGCAAGGCATCCACGAGGCCTTTGCCGCAGCGGATCGAATGATCTCGGAGTCGATCAAGGCTGTCACCCGACTTGTGGTGCGTCCCGGACTGATCAATGTGGGCTTGGACGATTTGATGACCGCTCTCAACACAACACGCTCGCGTTGTTTGTTCGGTTCGGGCATCGCAACCGGAGAGAACCGCTCGCAAGCTGCGCTCGAGAACTCTCTGACCAGCCCTTTGCTCGATAAGGGGAGCTTGTTAGGCGATGCTACCACCGTGCTGGTTCATATCTGTGGTGGAGAAAGCCTCACCCTCTACGAGGTGGAGCTGCTCATGCAAGGACTGGCCAAACACGTGCCGTCCACAGCGCACATCTTATTCGGAGCTGCTGTCGACCCCAGCATGGGCGACAGCCTGAGCGTAACTTTGGTGAGTGCTTTGCCAGAAAATAAACTCAACCCGGAAAGCCAGTCAGTTTCGGAGCAGAAATGTCCTACGGAGCCGGTCTCCCAAAGCGATGAGGAGAAAGCCGTGGCTGCCGCTGTAGCCGCCGCCTCATTGATCGATACCTCCGAGGACGAGGAAATCATGGAACCTTCGGAGGGCTTTAGCCCTGCAGAAGAGGAGCCAGAAGCTGAGGTCGAGATGAGCGAAGACCCTTTCTTTGCCGCACCGATCAAACCCAGCAATCCTTTCGCTGAGGCTGATGATGAGGAAGATTACGACGAAGCTGCCGACGTTCCGGTCATCGGCGATGTTTTTGAAAAGGAAGAAAAGGAGGTAGCCAGCGTGGAGCCTGTCGAGGAACTGGAGCCCGTCTCCGATCCCAGTCAAGAAACAGAGGAAGTGGCGGAGTTTGAAGCATTGGATGATCTGGAAGACTTGAATGGCGCGGATGAGTCCGCTCCACAGGATGAAGTATTCTCCGGAATGGAGCCGATCAACGAAGAGCCCATCTCACAGATGCCGCCTAAACGGCCGGGGAAAACGCCAGCTCAGCCAGAATTGGAGCTCGATGGTGGGCCCAAAGGTAAATTTGAGGGTGAAAGCCCGAATTTCCACGAAGGTGAAGATTTGGATATCCCTCCTTTCCTCCGCAAGAGGCGGCGTTAAGAAGTTTCCTGTGTCCTCACTCATTCCCCCCTTGCAGGATCTTCCTCAGGCTGCTAACTGTTTTTGAACATGACAAACGTAGGTTCCATTATCCTCATTCTCATCAGCGTTGGCATTGGCTATGTGCTCGAGCCAATCTTTTTCTCTGGTTCTAACTCCTCGGCTAAATCAAAAGTTGAAGATAACACTGGTGACGGCACTGATGACGCAACACCGGCGACTCCTGCCGTTCCGGCGGTAGCTCCAGAAGAGGAAGTGGTGCTAGTGGACCTTAGCAAGATTACCCCAGAGGATTTCCCAGAAAAAGTAGCTCTCAAGGTGCCATTCACGATCACGGATTCAGCTAGCGGTGTGACTATGTCATTGAAAAATGGCAGCAAGGTGAAGCCGCTACGTCTAGTCGGCGAACAACTGGAAATTCAACCGGTGGGATTCCCTGTGAAAGGGATGATTCATGTTGATCAGACAGATTTCAAAAAGCTTGCCGTGCCCCTGATGCTCAACCGTTTGCAGGCAGCTGTGGCAAAGAAATCTGCAGAACCCACACCGGCGCCAGTGCCAGCACCTACGCCCACTCCTGCGCCTGCGCCGGCACCCACCCCAGCTCCCGCTCCGACACCTGCTCCAGCCCCAGCGGCCGAGCCAGTTGCCAAGCAGCTGGATGAAGCAGCCATTGTTGCTGCCATGAAAGCCAGCATCACAGCAGGAGAAGTTACCGAATTTAAACCGAATCAAGTCACCGCCATGAAGGCAGGCAAGGCCACGGAGTTCGATGGCGAAACCTACCAGACTGGACTGGTCACCTTCAAAGCTGAAACCATCCTCGGCGTTCAGGAACACGATGCCTTGGCTCTCATCAAAGACGGCAAGATCGTCAAGTGGATGTGGGCTAAGACCAAGCTGGAAATGCGCTAGTGGCATTCAGCAGATTAGGAGCATACTTAGAATGTGGAGATTCTGAGATGCTCCTTTGCGCATACGGTAGCCGCTTTAAATAGCCAAGTAAGGCTAGATGCGCCGCAACAATACGGTGACAAGAAACGGTGAGGGTGCTAGCATCATCCGATGTTTCTGGCAGCCGGTAATGAAGTGGCACCCGTCGTCGCCTTAATGGCGATGGTATTAGGGGGCGTAGTCCTGGTCTCCCTGTTGTTGTTACGATTCAAGCAATCGCTGCTGGTAGGCTATTTCACCTGCGGCGTAGTCTTCGCCAATACAGGCGCATTCAGTTGGCTTGGAGCCGACCCGGAACATGCCGTAGCCGGTCTTTCCGAACTGGGAGTGGTGCTCTTGATGTTCACTTTGGGGATCGAGTTTTCGATTCGCGAATTGCTGCATCTGAGACGAGTAGTGCTCGGTGGTGGTGGGATGCAAATGCTGGTTACCACGCTCTTGGCGATGGCTGTTTGTTATTTGTTAGGGGTCTCAGGAAGCACATTGTTAGTCGTTGGCTTTGCCCTCGCTCTCTCTTCCACAGCAGTCAGCATAAAGTCCTTCCAAGACTTAGGGCAGCCCGATACTCCTGGTGCTCGAATGGCTCTGGGGATCGCTATTTTTCAAGACCTTGCGGTGATTGTCTTTATGGTGGTCTTGCCTTCCTTGGTTGGCGATGGCGCTGGCGGCGCGATGCCCATCGTCTGGTCGCTGCTGAAAGGTGTGCTCTTCTTGGCTCTCTGTTGGGGGCTTAGTCGGGTCGGGGTGCCGCATTTATTGCACGCCGTCGCATTGTCGCGGAGTCGCGAGTTGTTCACCG carries:
- a CDS encoding cell division protein FtsZ, with product MISYERDPQQTIPESSVKIIGLGGAGGNMLDRAALDGMTGAEMLCVNTDMRTLASSVAGDKIQIGRNLTKGLGAGGDPELGLKAAQESEQEIRDALRDRKMVFLCVGLGGGTGSGAAPLICRIAREEGAFVVVFATMPFSFEGARRRDQAETALNELAVLSNALVTFDNGRMGELVLAKQGIHEAFAAADRMISESIKAVTRLVVRPGLINVGLDDLMTALNTTRSRCLFGSGIATGENRSQAALENSLTSPLLDKGSLLGDATTVLVHICGGESLTLYEVELLMQGLAKHVPSTAHILFGAAVDPSMGDSLSVTLVSALPENKLNPESQSVSEQKCPTEPVSQSDEEKAVAAAVAAASLIDTSEDEEIMEPSEGFSPAEEEPEAEVEMSEDPFFAAPIKPSNPFAEADDEEDYDEAADVPVIGDVFEKEEKEVASVEPVEELEPVSDPSQETEEVAEFEALDDLEDLNGADESAPQDEVFSGMEPINEEPISQMPPKRPGKTPAQPELELDGGPKGKFEGESPNFHEGEDLDIPPFLRKRRR
- a CDS encoding S8 family peptidase, coding for MKSKTRTSVLLLGIFILAGVATYLLTRSPEVTDNQPTKEIVSSRPPTSNELPANKPMGRSQNKTATAPNQDALPPFALKNERVLVFKDEEAYRKFLASLKARGLTMLGKSDRLLAVRIGLGRGSSLVGIDGADIAYNYLVTIPTLPQVAAQAGAVGFGQNALSWLGIYVDNSAWGEGVTVAVIDSGVNAHIALDGNITTLDLTELADGTTQLSHGTAVASIISGDHPLTMGVAPASEILSIRVTDASGSANTFTLAEGIMAAADNGAQIINISMGTYADSQLLAEAVLYAQEKGSVIVASSGNEGFDSLAYPAAYEDVISVGAVESQGDHLDFSNSGTDLSITAPGYQVNAAWGEDMLTSFSGTSASAPFVSGAIAATMSNYPDLSAQEAADLVLSVTNDAGLPGTDADYGTGILDVGRVIQNSTSGIYDAAISGQTLVPATSSSSLPTVLVTVQNQGTETLINSPVTITSPSGTEHLNVSSLAPGETQTFEVPISIPASGAAVSVSSSVTITSGDADISNNARSTSYTAETE